A stretch of the Lolium perenne isolate Kyuss_39 chromosome 3, Kyuss_2.0, whole genome shotgun sequence genome encodes the following:
- the LOC127338579 gene encoding transcription factor MYB58-like — translation MGRSPCCDKASVKRGPWSREEDAVLRSFIQRFANAGNWITLPQKAGLRRCGKSCRLRWLNYLRPALRHGGFTEEEDSLILSLYGEIGSKWSVIAAKLRGRTDNDVKNYWNTKLKKRYMLTTAPSTPATGGDSPSGGDQTPLPATPPAVVNLDTALTTVDEDDGDLTHESERLYAELMGLIDQKSTSSSCPSTGESMSSSPPPPPGTSPSATGSAGSASSTTWPVDVDDTTPLYECSGRSSVELHGASDAHAFAAAASWLDSFQDLLASSYDELIALQLARAAVML, via the exons ATGGGGAGGTCACCGTGCTGCGACAAGGCGAGTGTGAAGCGGGGGCCGTGGTCGCGAGAGGAGGACGCCGTCCTCCGGAGCTTCATCCAGAGGTTCGCTAATGCCGGGAACTGGATCACGCTGCCACAGAAAGCAG GGCTTAGACGCTGCGGCAAGAGCTGCCGTCTCCGGTGGCTCAACTACCTCCGCCCGGCGCTCCGGCACGGCggcttcaccgaggaggaggacagcCTCATATTGTCCCTCTACGGCGAGATCGGGAGCAA GTGGTCGGTGATCGCGGCCAAGCTCCGCGGCCGGACAGACAACGACGTCAAGAATTACTGGAACAccaagctcaagaagaggtacatGCTGACCACAGCGCCATCAACTCCTGCTACCGGAGGCGACAGCCCGTCCGGAGGTGATCAAACACCTCTCCCGGCAACTCCTCCGGCGGTCGTCAATCTCGACACAGCCCTCACCACGGTCGATGAAGACGACGGGGACCTCACGCACGAATCGGAGCGGCTATACGCGGAGCTCATGGGTCTCATCGACCAGAAGTCCACCAGCAGTTCTTGTCCGTCCACCGGAGAGTCGATGTcgtcatcgccaccgccaccgccgggaACAAGTCCGTCCGCCACTGGTTCTGCTGGTAGCGCTAGCAGCACTACGTGGCCCGTGGACGTGGATGACACAACACCGTTGTATGAGTGTAGCGGGAGAAGCTCGGTTGAACTTCATGGTGCTAGCGATGCTCACGCTTTCGCTGCGGCGGCCAGCTGGCTCGACTCCTTCCAAGACTTATTGGCCTCATCTTACGACGAGCTCATAGCTTTGCAACTCGCAAGAGCTGCAGTCATGCTATGA